One Gemmatimonadota bacterium genomic region harbors:
- a CDS encoding DUF411 domain-containing protein, which produces MRTPILVALAAGVAASLAAGRPAAGPTAETVAAPIMQVYKSATCGCCKSWVEKMKAAGFEVRVTDLDESALQEVKAKRGVGENLQSCHTAVVNGYVVEGHVPAADIHRMLKEKPAIAGIAAPGMPRGSPGMEVPGGAKDPYQVLTFTRSGKTSVFARH; this is translated from the coding sequence ATGAGAACCCCGATCCTCGTCGCGCTCGCCGCCGGTGTTGCGGCTTCGCTCGCAGCCGGCCGACCAGCGGCTGGCCCCACTGCGGAGACCGTCGCCGCGCCGATCATGCAGGTGTACAAGTCGGCGACCTGCGGCTGCTGCAAGTCGTGGGTGGAGAAAATGAAGGCGGCGGGATTTGAGGTGCGTGTCACTGACCTGGACGAGTCGGCCCTGCAGGAGGTGAAGGCCAAGCGGGGGGTCGGCGAGAACCTGCAGTCCTGCCACACAGCGGTGGTCAACGGCTACGTGGTCGAAGGGCACGTGCCGGCGGCCGACATTCACCGGATGCTCAAGGAAAAGCCGGCCATCGCCGGAATCGCGGCTCCGGGAATGCCTCGTGGGAGCCCGGGGATGGAAGTGCCCGGTGGCGCGAAGGATCCTTATCAGGTCCTGACATTCACTCGGAGCGGCAAGACCAGCGTGTTCGCGCGCCACTAG
- a CDS encoding cupin domain-containing protein has translation MSGPDAGVPHVVPPPALRDRVLAVGTPSPMTFLRATQGFWLETSDGVQSRILFRDSRDRYQTRQLALRAGARLPAPELAGHVAVHVLAGALRGPGAQRLAAGDSAGGLEGEWRADAATRVIEFATAGTEALPPSLAPQVGATWLPLADGIRVRCDPVGMPGGILLFDAVAGATLAEHVHDGIEELLVVSGSCVVEGEELSAGDYHRAAADSTHGPTVAGTDGCRLLCVHRAPAGGSL, from the coding sequence ATGAGCGGCCCGGATGCGGGGGTGCCCCACGTGGTGCCGCCGCCGGCGCTCCGCGACCGGGTCCTGGCCGTGGGCACGCCGTCACCGATGACCTTCCTGCGCGCGACGCAGGGCTTCTGGCTTGAGACAAGCGACGGCGTGCAGTCTCGGATCCTCTTTCGAGATTCGCGCGATCGGTACCAGACGCGTCAGCTGGCACTGCGGGCTGGGGCCCGGCTTCCTGCCCCGGAGTTGGCAGGACACGTTGCCGTGCATGTCCTCGCGGGTGCTCTTCGAGGGCCAGGAGCCCAACGCCTTGCAGCGGGGGACTCTGCGGGCGGCCTCGAGGGGGAGTGGCGCGCTGATGCGGCGACCCGCGTCATCGAGTTCGCGACCGCGGGCACCGAGGCGCTGCCGCCGTCGCTGGCGCCACAGGTGGGTGCCACCTGGCTGCCGCTGGCAGATGGGATACGCGTGCGTTGTGACCCGGTGGGGATGCCGGGCGGGATCCTGCTGTTCGATGCCGTGGCGGGGGCTACCCTCGCCGAGCATGTGCACGACGGCATCGAGGAGCTGCTGGTGGTGTCGGGGAGCTGCGTGGTGGAAGGCGAGGAGCTGTCGGCCGGGGACTATCACCGCGCGGCGGCGGACTCGACCCATGGGCCGACCGTCGCAGGCACGGATGGATGCCGCCTCCTGTGCGTCCATCGCGCTCCGGCGGGCGGGTCCCTGTGA
- a CDS encoding DUF4342 domain-containing protein, with translation MSHPVRPVEARHMEEFKVSGQNLKKKLKELIREGNVRRIILRNPEGRQLLDMPLSAGLVGAALLPFWAAVGAIAALATDYTIGVERDPGTSVTKP, from the coding sequence ATGAGTCACCCAGTGCGCCCCGTGGAGGCACGACACATGGAAGAGTTCAAGGTCTCAGGCCAGAACCTCAAGAAGAAGCTCAAGGAGCTCATCCGGGAAGGCAACGTGCGCCGGATTATCCTCCGCAACCCGGAGGGCCGCCAGCTGCTGGACATGCCGCTCAGCGCCGGCCTCGTTGGGGCGGCGCTCCTCCCGTTCTGGGCGGCCGTCGGCGCGATTGCGGCCCTCGCCACCGACTATACCATCGGGGTCGAGCGTGACCCGGGCACCTCGGTCACCAAGCCGTAG
- a CDS encoding M3 family oligoendopeptidase yields the protein MPLPTPSPTSPADLRDATWDDLAPLYDALAEAPITGDGTAWLTAWSQLQSLVEEAASIAMIEYTCDTTDPAREAANLRWSSEIFPQVVEQHVRLARRLVESGLEPPGMSMVLREFRSDIEIFREANIPLFTRLEEHVAAYQKVTGGLAVEWEGTSLTVPQLQPFLKVADRAVRERAFRTGAQAYLAQREVLAAQFDAMFVLRQEIATNAGFADHMAWAFAAKHRFDYTPDDCARFHDAVATTVTPVVERLMAHRARALGVPTLRPWDTLVQLEARDPVRPFTEVDGLVAPAQRIFDRLDPELGARFREMSANGLLDLGSRPGKAPGGYCTNLAWRKQPFIFMNAVGVPDDVNTLVHEAGHCFHDFAANQLPWLWQRSAGHEAAELASMSMELLVTPWLVQPTGYYTPEQARAVEIEQLEDVLTSLCHIASVDAFQRWIYTSGDGHDAAARDAAWLRIRAQFEAGVEWSGLEAERVSRWYRQLHIFELPFYYIEYGIAQLGALQLWRDARQDPAGTLARYRAFQALGGTRPLPELYAAAGARLIFDREGMAELVGLVEQRLEALRG from the coding sequence GTGCCGCTGCCGACCCCCTCCCCGACCTCCCCCGCCGACCTGCGTGATGCCACGTGGGACGACCTGGCGCCCCTCTACGATGCCTTGGCCGAGGCTCCCATCACCGGCGACGGCACCGCGTGGCTGACCGCGTGGTCGCAGCTGCAGTCCCTGGTGGAAGAGGCGGCGTCGATCGCCATGATCGAGTACACCTGCGACACCACGGACCCGGCCCGCGAAGCGGCCAACCTGCGCTGGTCGTCCGAGATCTTTCCGCAGGTGGTGGAACAGCACGTGCGACTGGCGCGGCGGCTGGTGGAGAGCGGGCTGGAGCCGCCGGGCATGTCGATGGTCCTGCGCGAGTTTCGCTCGGACATCGAGATCTTTCGCGAGGCGAACATCCCGCTCTTCACGCGGCTGGAAGAGCACGTGGCCGCCTACCAGAAGGTGACCGGTGGACTGGCGGTGGAATGGGAGGGGACTTCCCTGACCGTCCCCCAGCTGCAGCCGTTCCTCAAGGTCGCCGATCGCGCGGTCCGCGAGCGGGCCTTTCGCACCGGGGCCCAGGCCTACCTCGCCCAACGCGAGGTGCTCGCCGCGCAGTTCGACGCGATGTTCGTCCTGCGTCAGGAGATTGCGACGAACGCCGGGTTCGCGGATCACATGGCGTGGGCCTTTGCCGCCAAGCACCGCTTTGACTACACACCGGATGACTGTGCGCGGTTCCACGATGCCGTGGCGACCACGGTCACCCCGGTGGTCGAGCGACTGATGGCGCATCGGGCCCGGGCGCTCGGTGTGCCGACGCTGCGGCCGTGGGATACGCTCGTGCAGCTCGAGGCACGCGACCCGGTGCGGCCGTTCACCGAGGTGGACGGACTCGTCGCGCCGGCGCAGCGCATCTTCGACCGGCTGGACCCGGAGCTTGGCGCCCGGTTTCGCGAGATGTCGGCGAACGGGTTACTCGATCTGGGGAGCCGGCCGGGCAAGGCCCCCGGCGGGTATTGCACGAACCTCGCCTGGCGCAAGCAGCCGTTCATCTTCATGAACGCGGTGGGGGTGCCTGACGACGTGAATACCCTGGTGCACGAGGCGGGGCACTGCTTTCACGACTTTGCCGCCAACCAGTTGCCATGGCTGTGGCAGCGGAGTGCGGGGCACGAGGCGGCCGAGTTGGCGTCCATGAGCATGGAACTGCTCGTGACGCCATGGTTGGTCCAGCCGACGGGGTATTACACGCCGGAGCAGGCCCGGGCGGTGGAAATCGAGCAGCTCGAGGATGTGCTCACCAGCCTCTGTCACATCGCGAGCGTTGACGCCTTCCAGCGCTGGATCTACACGTCCGGTGATGGGCATGACGCGGCCGCACGCGACGCCGCGTGGCTCCGGATTCGCGCGCAGTTCGAGGCCGGCGTCGAGTGGTCCGGGTTGGAGGCCGAGCGCGTGTCGCGCTGGTATCGGCAGCTGCACATCTTCGAACTGCCGTTCTACTACATCGAGTACGGCATCGCGCAGTTGGGGGCCCTGCAGCTGTGGCGCGACGCGCGGCAGGACCCGGCCGGCACGCTGGCGCGCTACCGGGCCTTCCAGGCGCTGGGGGGGACGCGACCCCTGCCCGAGTTGTACGCGGCAGCGGGCGCGCGCCTCATCTTCGACCGTGAGGGAATGGCCGAGCTGGTGGGCCTCGTGGAGCAGCGCCTCGAGGCCCTGCGCGGCTGA